TGACGGTGCCGTTTGGGCCGACCGCTTCGAGCAGGGCGTCGATAACGGTCTCGACCCCGCCTTCGACGCGGCCGAAACGTTTGAGCGAGCTGTGAACGAGGATCACGTCGCCGGACGAGACGCCCAGTTGCCGCAGCCCTTCGACGATGTCGCGCCGGGTTACCTGTGTCATGACTTGTTTCCCATCGGGTTTGACGGTTGCCCACAGGGGCGATCGGGGTTACATTATCGAACGACGACGGGTAAATCAAGCAGTACACTGGAGGCACGAGTATGTTCAAGGCGATCAACTACTGGACGTTCGGTCCGTCGGCCCTGGGCGGCGAATACGACATCGTCAAGGCGATGGAAGAGGCGAAGAACGCGGGTTATGCGGGGATCGAGCTGTGCCTGGGGTCCAAGGGCGAACTGACGTTCGACGCGAAGGAAGCCCAGTGCAGGGATCTGGTCAAAGCGGCCAAACGGATCGGGATCAAGATCTCCAGCGTGGCCAGCGGGGAGTACTGGGGCGTCTCGCCGACCAGCTCGAAGAAGTCGGTTCGCGACCGGGCGGCCAAGTACACCCGCAATGCCCTGCAGATCACCAAATGGCTGGGGACCGATGCGTTCCTATACGTGCCTGGCGCGGTCAAGCCGGAATTCGACCCGAAGGCTGAGGTGGTGCCGTACGGCGAGGCCTACGATCGGGCGCTGCAGCAGGCCAAAGCCGCCGCCAAGGTGGCCGAGAAGCTGAAGGTGTACCTGTGCGTCGAAAACGTCTGGAATTCGATGCTGTATTCGCCGGTGGAGATGCGGGACTTCATCAAGCGGGTGGGCAGCCGGTACGTGGGCAGCTACTTCGACCCGGCCAACGTGGTCGAGCACGGGTACGCGGATCATTGGGTGCCGGTGCTGGGCAAGCTGATCAAGCGAATCCACGCCAAGGACTACAGCCGGAAGGTCGGCGGGTTCCCCGAGGGCTTCAAGGTGGCGATCGGCAAGGGCGATACGCCGTGGGCGACCGTCCTGAAGCAGCTCAAGAAAGTTGGATACAAGGGCCCGCTCACAGCGGAGATCATCACCCCCGAGCCGATGCCGGGTCTGGTCAAACGGACGAGCCAGCAGCTCGACGGGATCATGGCAAAGGCTTGAAACGATTAGTTTTATGTTAATTTCGCTCGGCTGGGGGAGGGTCAATCCTCCAGCCGGCTTGTTTTGTCGCGGTTGGTCGGGCGGTGGTTGTCGGTGGGCGGGTTCGGCGGTATAATCCGAAACTCCATCGGGCGAACCCCGATGACGGCAGGAGCGTATGGTAACTGTTTGACACGGTGATACTGCGCAGGGATACTGAAGTTTTTCCAGGGAAGATCAATGGTTCACGATTATTTCTCCACCGAATCGGTCCAAGCGGAAACGGGACGGGCGTCGACGCTGCTGATCTGCACGCTGATGGGCGGCATGCTAGCCCTGAGTTCATTTGTCGCCGAATGGATCTATTCGGATCCGTTCTACAGTTCGATTCTGGCGGTGGCGGCGGCGCTGATGCTGGGGCTGCCGATCGTACTGGCGGCGTTCGCGGCGCTTTTGAAGGGCAAGCTGGACATGGACGTGCTGGTGGCCCTGGCGGTGGCGGCGGCGTTCGCGATCGAGTGGTATCAGGAGACGGCGATCATCGCGTTCTTCTTCCACATGTCGAACCTGATGGAGAAGCGGACGGCGTTGGGAGCGCGGGCGACGATCGAGTCGCTGATCCGGCTGACCCCCAAGACGGCGAACCTGGTGGATCGGCAGACGGGTAAAGAAACTGAAGTGTCAGTGAACCAGTTGCGTCCCGGGCAGGTGGTGCGGGTCCGGCCGGGCGACAACATCCCCGCCGATGGCGTGGTGATATCGGGGGACTCAAGTGTAAGTCAGGCTAATATTACTGGTGAGTCGTTGCCGGTGGACAAGCGGGTCGATGACGAGGTCTTTTCCGGGACGATCAACCTGACCGGTGCGATGGACATTCGCGTGAGCCGGGTGGGTGGGGATACGACGCTGGGCCAGGTCCAGAAGCTGATTTTGCAGGCCGAGCAGACCAAGATGCCGATCATGCGGATCATCGACCGCTACGCCCACTGGTACATTCCGGTGGTGCTGATGCTGGCGTTCATCGTGCTGTATTTCTCGCGGAACGCGGAGAACCCGTTCTTCCGGCCGATTGCGATGCTGATCGTGGCCTGTCCGTGTGCGTTGGTGTTGGCGACGCCGACGGCGATGGTGGCGGGTCTGGCGTCGGCGGCGCGGCTGGGCATTCTGATCAAATCGGTGACGGATTTGGAGTTGGCCCGCAACATCACCGCGGTGGTGCTGGATAAGACCGGTACTTTGACCACGGGCGAGTTGGCGGTTTCGCGGCTCAAGCCGGCTTCGGGCGTCGATAGCGCGGAGCTGGTGTCGCTGGCGGCGTCGGTGGAGCAGCAGAGCCGTCACCCGGCGGCCAAGGCGGTCACGGAGGTGGCCCGGAAGGCCAACGTGAAGCTTGCGGCGCCGGCGAGTTTTGAGGAGGTGACCGGGCAGGGCGTTCGCGGGACGATCGACGGCGGGGTCGAGGTGATGGTGGGCCGGCGCAAGTGGCTGGAGGGCCAGGGCGTGGGCCTGAGCTCGCTTTCGGGCGAGGAATTCCAGGAGCCCGAGGGCGTCAGCGTGCTGTACGTGGCGCGGAACAAGCAGTGCATCGGCTGGATCGGGTTGGAGGACCGGACCCGGGGCGAGGCCAAGTCGGCCCTGGAGCAGCTTCGGGCGTACGGGATTCGGCATCTGGCGATGGTGACCGGCGACCGCTGGACGGTGGCCCGTCGGGTGGCGGCGGAGATGGGCTGCACGGAGGTGCAGGCCGAGGTGCTGCCGCACGAGAAGCTGGAGCTGGTGGACCGGCTTCAGGCGGACGGGCACAAGGTGGCGGTGGTGGGCGACGGCGTCAATGACGCGCCGGCGCTGGCGGCGGGCGATCTGGGCATCGCGATGGGCGCTGCCGGGTCGGACGTGGCCATTCACAGCGCGTCGATCGCGTTGATGAGCAGCGACCTGTCGCGGCTGCCGTTTTTGCTGAAGCTTTCGCGGGCGGTGACCAACGTGGTGTGGCAGAACCTGGCGTTCGGCGTGGTGTTCATCGTGGGCGCGCTTCTGGCGGCGGCGCTGGGCCTGATCGGTCCGGTTCTGGCGGTGGTGCTGCACACAGCGGCGTCGGCGTTCGTGGTGTTCAACAGCGCCCGGATCGTGCGGTACGGCGAGGAGTTGGGCGTGCACGCCCCTTCGGCTTCGTTGCGCGGCGAACCGCGGGCGGCGCTGAGCGCGGCGTAAGGTCGCGTCAGAAAGCTTGAACGTCGGCGGACAAGATAGTACGCTTATATCGCGGCTGGCCTCGGTCAGCCGCGGAAGCGTTTTATGGCCGGGCGGTTGGCGTCGAGTCGGCGGCCGGTCCGGCGGCGGAAGACAGGCGTCGGTCCCGCAGGGCGCATCGGGTTTGTCGATCGCGGCTGGGACCGGTTGGCAAAGAAAGGATGAACGTTGACGTCGGAAGCGAATAATGTCCTGGTCGTGCTGCCGAACTGGGTGGGTGACGCGGTGCTGGCGGGTCCGGCTTTGCGGGCCCTGCGGGAGAGGTTCTCGGATGGGCGGATCACGTACCTGTTGCGGCCGTATCTGCGGGAGCTGCTGGGCGGGTGTCCGTGGTACGACCAGCTTCTGTACTGGCCGAGCCGCAAGAAGGGGATTCCCAAGCAGACGACGCTGAACCTGCTCAAGCAGCTTCGCGGGAACAAGTACGATCTGGCGGTGCTGCTGTCGAATTCGTTCCGGGCGGCGGTGACGATGTCGCTGGCGAAGATACCGCGGCGGGTGGGATACGACCGCGACGGACGAGGCATGCTGCTGACGGACAAGCTGCTGCCCGACCGGTACAACGGGCGTTTTCTGCCGATATCGGCGTTGAAGTACTACATGAGCGTGGCCGACTATCTCGGCTGCGATACGAGGAACCACCAGTTGGAGCTGTTTGCCGAGCCGCCGTTCGAGCAGGAGGTCGAGAGCCTGTTCGTGCGGCACGGGCTGGACAGCAACAAGGGCGTGGCGGTGATCAATCCCGGCGCTTCGTTCGGGGCGGCCAAGTGCTGGCCGGCCGAGCATTTCGCGGCGGTGGGCGATCACCTGGTCGAGGAGCACGACCTGCACGTGGTGATCGCGTGCAGCGGGCGGGAGATTCCGATCGCGCGGAAGGTGGCCTCGCTCATGAAGCACAGCGCGGTGGCGCTGAGCGATCCGGTGGTGGGATTGGGCACGCTCAAGTCTTTGATCAAGCGGTGCGGGATTCTGGTGACCAACGACACGGGTCCGCGGCACTTCGCCGCGGCGTTCGGGGTGCCGGTGGTGACGGTGTTCGGTTCGACCGATCCGCGATGGACCGAGACGCTGTACGTGCGTGAGCGGGCGGCGCGGATCGAGGTGGACTGCGGCCCGTGCATGAAGCGGGTGTGCCCGGAGAAGCACCACCGGTGCATGCGGGAGTTGAAGCCGGAGCGGGTGATCGAGCAGGTCCGCCAGCTTCTGGGCGATCGGTCGGCCCGGACGGAGCGGACGGTGGACGCGGCGTCGGCCGACGGCGGCACGTAGCCTATGGACAGGCGGCAACTGACAGCACTTACCGGTCGCTTCGGCGATTTGCGGGTGGGGGTGTTCGGGGACGTGGTCGCCGATTTGTACGTTACGGGGATTACCGACCGGGTCAGCCGCGAGGCGCCGATCATCATCGTGCGGGAGGAGTCGCAGGAGCTGATTCCGGGCGGGGCGGCGAACGTGGCGCGGAACATCGCGTCGCTGGGAGCGGCGGTCGAGCTGGTGGGCGTGACGGGTCGCGACGAGCTGGGATCGCGGCTGGCCGGGCAGCTCGGGGAGGCGGGGCTGGGGGTTTCCGGGCTGATCGGGTGGGACGACTACCGGACGGTGACCAAGACGCGGGTGATGGCCGGCGCGAAGCACACCGCGCCGCAGCAGGTGCTTCGGATCGACCGCGAGCCGGCGTCGGGCCCGGACGGGCCGCTGGAGCGCAAGCTGCTGTCCGCGGCGCGGTCGCTGGATCGGCGGATCGACGCGTGGGTCATCAGCGATTACGGTTATGGCGTGGTGACGCCCGGCGTTCGCGAGTGGTTCGGCAAGGTCGCCGCATCCAAGCCCGTGCTGGCGGATTCGCGGTACCGGATTCTGGAGTATTGCGGCCTGACCGCGATCAAGCCGAACGAACAGGAAGCGTTGGAAGCCTCGGGTCTGCACGATAACAGCGAGAAGGGGCTGGTCGAGGCGGCGCGGCGGCTTCAGCGGCGGACGCGGGCCGGCTCGATCGTGATGACGCTGGGCAACAAGGGGATGCTGGTCTATCGCGGTCCGCGAAGCTGGCGGTTCGTGCCGGCGGTGGGAACGGACCAGATTGTGGATCTGACCGGCGCGGGCGATACGGCGGGGGCGGCGCTGGTGACGGGTCTGGCGGCGGGGGCCGACGTGTTCCAGGCGGCGATGCTGGCCAACTGCGCGGCGTCGGTGGTAGTGATGAAGCAGGGCTGCGCGTGCTGCACGCGGGCCGAACTGATGGCGATTGTGGAAAGACACCTGAGCGATGAGTAGATCGAGGAACGGCAAGATCGTATTGGACCGCGAGGCGCTGTTGGAGCGGATTGAGACGCTGAAGCGGGAGGGCAAGCGGGTCGTGTTCGCCAACGGCTGCTTCGATTTGTTCCACGTGGGGCACATCCGGTATCTGGAAGGGGCGTCGCGGGAGGGCGATGTGATGCTGGTGGCGTTGAATTCGGATGAGTCGGCGCGGGCGTTGAAGGGTCCGGAGCGTCCGGTGATGCCGCTGGTGGAGCGGATGGAGATGGTAGCGGCGGTCGAGTGCGTGGATATGGTGACGAAGTTCGAGGGGACCGACTGCGCCGATCTGCTGAAGATGCTGAAGCCTGACGTGCACGCCAAGGGCACCGACTGGAGCGCCGAGACGATTCCGGAGCGGGACATCGTGCGCGGGTACGGGGGGCGGATCGCGATCGTGGGCGATCCGAAGGACCATTCGTCCAGCGGGTTGCTGGAGGAGATCAAGAAGCGGGGCCTTAAGCCGAACTGACCGCCGCATCGGCCGATCGGTGGCGGAGGGTATAGAATTGACTGCGGCAGTCGCGGCGATCGACGCAGGGGTTGGGTCTGTAGCGAAATATGGCTGAGTACGTCACCATCAACCGGAAATACCTGGCCTACCTGCAGCAGCAGGAGCTGCTGGACCTGCGGCGTCTGCTGGCCTGGTCGGACGGCGCGATGGTCGGGGAACACGGTCCGCGGCAGGTGCTGCGGGTCAGCCCGCCCGACCTGGTTCCGCCGTCGCCGTGGTATCTGCGGAAGGACCGGCGGGTGGCGTGGCGCGAGATCCTCGGCGACCTGGTCCGGTTTCGCCGGCCGCGAAGCCGGTGTTTCAAGACATTTCGCGCGCTGGAGTGGCTGGAGGAGGCGAGGATCCCGACGATGCGGCGGGTGTGCCTGTTCGAGCGGCGTCGGTGGGGCGTGCCGGTGCGGGCGGCGTGCCTGGTGACCGAGGCGCCCGGGCGGGACCTCTACAAGCAACTGCTGGCATTCGGGCGGCCGACGCAGCGGACGGATAACCTCTGGTCGCGGACGCAGTTGCTCCACGAGCTGGGCCAGTTTCTCTGGCGGTTCCACCGGGCGAATCTGCGGTGGCCGGACATGGTGGCCAAGCACGTCTACGTCGAGCCGACCCACGAGGCGAGGCCGGAGTCGCCGCTATGGAGCTTCTCGCTGATCGACGTGGAGAACATGCAAAAGGGCCTGAACGGCCGCGAGCGTCGGCGGCAGGTGGACCAGCTTCTGCGGAGCCTCCGGGGTCTGCTGACCGCGACGGACGTGCTGCGGATCATGGTCGGGTACGTGGGCGCGTCGAGGATTTCGGCGCGGTCGGTGCGGCGGCGTCTGCTGGCGCGGTTCTTTCCCGACGGTATGGCGTGGATCGAGCGGGCCCGTCGCGAGCGTCGGTTGCTGGCGCATTTTCCAAGCGATCGGCCGCTGCCGGAAGAGGAGTGGTACGAGCGGGACGGCGTGATGACGGTCAACGTGCGGTTTCGCGAGCACCTGGCCAAGCTGCACCTGACGAACCCGGAGGATCTGCTGTACTTCGTGGGCGGCAGGGAGCTGCACAAACCGGGACTGAACGGCCGGTACCGTTATCGCTTCGAGATTCCCGACCAGAACGGCCAGAGCACGTGGCTGTATCTGAAGCGGACGAACCGTCCGGGCTTGCGCGACCAATTGGACCGGATCCGGTGCGCGGGATTTGGCCGATCGATCTGCCACTACGAGCGGGCGATCATCAAGCGGCTTTCGCTGCTGCGGATACCGACGCCGGTGGTGGCGGCGTGGGGCGAGAAGATGGTGGGCGGCTACGAGCAGCGTTCGGCCCTGTTGACCGAAGGGATCGTGGGCCAGCCGCTGGAGCGGTTCGTGCCGAAGTACTTCATCCGCACGCCGGAACGCTTGGAGCTGCGCCGTCGGCGCGGATGGGTGCGGCAACTGGCCGAGTTGATCGGACGGTTTCACCGGGCGGGCTATTGCCACCGCGACCTGTACCTTTCGCACATCTTCATCAGCCTCGACGAGGCGGGCGAGCCGATTTTTCATCTGATCGACCTGGCGCGATGTTTCAAGATGGGCATCGTGAGGCGGCGCTGGCTGGTCAAGGACCTTGCGGCGCTGAACTATTCGTCGCCGTCGGTGATCAGCCGGACGGACCGGATGCGGTTTTTCCTGCGGTATCTGGGGGTGAGCCGGCTGGAGCCGAAGCACAAGGCGCTGGTCCGGCGGATCGCGGCCAAGACGGCCAGGATCGCCGCGCACGACCGCAAGCACCAACGGCGAACGGTGGAACGGAGACTATGAAGACGGCGCTGGTGATCGAACAGATCGACACGAGCCGCGGCGGCGCGGAGCATTCAAGCCTGGAGATGGCCTCGCTACTGGCGCGGCGCGGGCTGGAGGTGACGCTGGTCACACGGTGGGCATGCCGCGTGCCGCCGAACGGCTTTGAGATTGTGGACCTGGCTCCGGACATTCCGGAGCGGTTCGTGCCGCTATGGAGTTTCCTGTCCGATGCGGATGCGTATCTTTCGCGGCGGGAGTTCGACGTGGTGCACGCGGTCACGCCGGTGCGCCGGGCGGACGTGTATCAGCCGCGCGGCGGACTGATCGCCGAGACGTTCGCGCGGAACGTGGCGCGGCGCCAGGGTTTCTCGGCGGCGTTGAAGCGCCTGTTCGGGCCCAACGGCCGGCAGCGCCGGCTGCAGCGGATCGAGCGGTATCTGGCCGCCGA
The nucleotide sequence above comes from Phycisphaerae bacterium. Encoded proteins:
- a CDS encoding sugar phosphate isomerase/epimerase, whose product is MFKAINYWTFGPSALGGEYDIVKAMEEAKNAGYAGIELCLGSKGELTFDAKEAQCRDLVKAAKRIGIKISSVASGEYWGVSPTSSKKSVRDRAAKYTRNALQITKWLGTDAFLYVPGAVKPEFDPKAEVVPYGEAYDRALQQAKAAAKVAEKLKVYLCVENVWNSMLYSPVEMRDFIKRVGSRYVGSYFDPANVVEHGYADHWVPVLGKLIKRIHAKDYSRKVGGFPEGFKVAIGKGDTPWATVLKQLKKVGYKGPLTAEIITPEPMPGLVKRTSQQLDGIMAKA
- a CDS encoding cation-translocating P-type ATPase, whose translation is MVHDYFSTESVQAETGRASTLLICTLMGGMLALSSFVAEWIYSDPFYSSILAVAAALMLGLPIVLAAFAALLKGKLDMDVLVALAVAAAFAIEWYQETAIIAFFFHMSNLMEKRTALGARATIESLIRLTPKTANLVDRQTGKETEVSVNQLRPGQVVRVRPGDNIPADGVVISGDSSVSQANITGESLPVDKRVDDEVFSGTINLTGAMDIRVSRVGGDTTLGQVQKLILQAEQTKMPIMRIIDRYAHWYIPVVLMLAFIVLYFSRNAENPFFRPIAMLIVACPCALVLATPTAMVAGLASAARLGILIKSVTDLELARNITAVVLDKTGTLTTGELAVSRLKPASGVDSAELVSLAASVEQQSRHPAAKAVTEVARKANVKLAAPASFEEVTGQGVRGTIDGGVEVMVGRRKWLEGQGVGLSSLSGEEFQEPEGVSVLYVARNKQCIGWIGLEDRTRGEAKSALEQLRAYGIRHLAMVTGDRWTVARRVAAEMGCTEVQAEVLPHEKLELVDRLQADGHKVAVVGDGVNDAPALAAGDLGIAMGAAGSDVAIHSASIALMSSDLSRLPFLLKLSRAVTNVVWQNLAFGVVFIVGALLAAALGLIGPVLAVVLHTAASAFVVFNSARIVRYGEELGVHAPSASLRGEPRAALSAA
- the waaF gene encoding lipopolysaccharide heptosyltransferase II, coding for MTSEANNVLVVLPNWVGDAVLAGPALRALRERFSDGRITYLLRPYLRELLGGCPWYDQLLYWPSRKKGIPKQTTLNLLKQLRGNKYDLAVLLSNSFRAAVTMSLAKIPRRVGYDRDGRGMLLTDKLLPDRYNGRFLPISALKYYMSVADYLGCDTRNHQLELFAEPPFEQEVESLFVRHGLDSNKGVAVINPGASFGAAKCWPAEHFAAVGDHLVEEHDLHVVIACSGREIPIARKVASLMKHSAVALSDPVVGLGTLKSLIKRCGILVTNDTGPRHFAAAFGVPVVTVFGSTDPRWTETLYVRERAARIEVDCGPCMKRVCPEKHHRCMRELKPERVIEQVRQLLGDRSARTERTVDAASADGGT
- a CDS encoding sugar kinase, translated to MDRRQLTALTGRFGDLRVGVFGDVVADLYVTGITDRVSREAPIIIVREESQELIPGGAANVARNIASLGAAVELVGVTGRDELGSRLAGQLGEAGLGVSGLIGWDDYRTVTKTRVMAGAKHTAPQQVLRIDREPASGPDGPLERKLLSAARSLDRRIDAWVISDYGYGVVTPGVREWFGKVAASKPVLADSRYRILEYCGLTAIKPNEQEALEASGLHDNSEKGLVEAARRLQRRTRAGSIVMTLGNKGMLVYRGPRSWRFVPAVGTDQIVDLTGAGDTAGAALVTGLAAGADVFQAAMLANCAASVVVMKQGCACCTRAELMAIVERHLSDE
- a CDS encoding adenylyltransferase/cytidyltransferase family protein, encoding MSRSRNGKIVLDREALLERIETLKREGKRVVFANGCFDLFHVGHIRYLEGASREGDVMLVALNSDESARALKGPERPVMPLVERMEMVAAVECVDMVTKFEGTDCADLLKMLKPDVHAKGTDWSAETIPERDIVRGYGGRIAIVGDPKDHSSSGLLEEIKKRGLKPN